A genomic stretch from Kribbella amoyensis includes:
- a CDS encoding cobyrinate a,c-diamide synthase, with product MIPRIVVAAPASGAGKTTVAVGLMAALRKAGHTVAGFKVGPDYIDPGFHAVATGRPGRNLDAMLSGEERVAPLFTHGAAGADIAVVEGVMGLYDGALGTDGFSSTAHVAKLLRAPVVLVVDASAAGRSVGAVVQGFVAFDTEVRIVGVILNKVGSDRHEAEVRAGVAPTGVPVLGVLRRDTRLTVPSRHLGLVPADEQRSQADTAVEAAAELVRAGVDLEAFVAAASAAVPLETDVWDPADEVAPAEAGRPVIAMAGGPVFSFRYTETAELLTAAGAEVVTFDPLHDQLPEATAALYLGGGFPEMHAEALSANVALRDQVAGAVAGGLPVIAECAGLLYLCRELDGHPMTGVLPAVARMTSKLTLGYRTAIAARTTAFFDEGRRVRGHEFHRTEVVADDGDSPAWYLPGGSTEGITRPTVHASYLHLHWTATPDVPARLVAAARIHAGLEK from the coding sequence GTGATCCCGCGGATCGTCGTGGCCGCACCCGCCTCGGGGGCCGGCAAGACGACGGTCGCGGTCGGGCTGATGGCGGCCCTGCGGAAGGCCGGGCACACCGTGGCCGGGTTCAAGGTCGGCCCGGACTACATCGATCCCGGCTTCCACGCCGTCGCGACCGGGCGCCCCGGCCGCAACCTCGACGCGATGCTGTCCGGCGAGGAACGCGTCGCACCGTTGTTCACCCACGGCGCGGCGGGGGCGGACATCGCCGTGGTCGAGGGCGTGATGGGCCTGTACGACGGCGCCCTCGGGACCGACGGGTTCTCCTCCACGGCCCATGTCGCGAAGTTGCTCCGGGCCCCTGTCGTCCTGGTGGTCGACGCCTCGGCGGCCGGTCGCAGTGTGGGTGCCGTGGTCCAGGGATTCGTTGCCTTCGACACCGAGGTACGGATCGTCGGGGTGATCCTGAACAAGGTCGGCTCCGACCGGCACGAGGCCGAGGTCCGGGCCGGGGTCGCCCCGACCGGTGTCCCGGTGCTCGGCGTTCTCCGCCGCGATACCAGGCTGACCGTCCCGAGCCGTCACCTCGGCCTGGTTCCCGCCGACGAGCAGAGGAGTCAGGCGGACACCGCGGTCGAGGCGGCGGCCGAGCTGGTTCGCGCGGGTGTCGACCTCGAGGCATTCGTCGCTGCGGCGAGCGCGGCCGTGCCCTTGGAGACGGACGTGTGGGACCCGGCCGATGAGGTCGCCCCGGCCGAGGCGGGCAGGCCGGTGATCGCGATGGCGGGCGGGCCGGTCTTCTCCTTCCGGTACACCGAGACGGCCGAGCTGCTGACCGCGGCCGGTGCCGAGGTGGTCACGTTCGACCCGTTGCACGACCAGTTGCCCGAGGCAACCGCCGCGCTGTACCTCGGGGGCGGCTTCCCGGAGATGCACGCCGAGGCGCTCTCCGCGAACGTCGCCCTGCGGGACCAGGTGGCCGGTGCCGTCGCGGGCGGTCTGCCCGTGATCGCCGAGTGCGCCGGACTGCTCTACCTGTGCCGTGAGCTGGACGGGCACCCGATGACCGGCGTCCTGCCTGCCGTGGCGCGGATGACGAGCAAGCTGACGCTGGGATACCGGACCGCCATCGCCGCGAGGACGACGGCGTTCTTCGACGAGGGACGGCGCGTCCGTGGACACGAGTTCCACCGCACCGAGGTCGTCGCGGACGACGGCGACTCACCCGCTTGGTACCTCCCGGGCGGCAGCACCGAAGGAATCACCCGGCCGACCGTGCACGCGTCGTACCTGCATCTGCATTGGACGGCGACACCGGACGTCCCCGCTCGTCTTGTAGCGGCAGCGCGGATCCACGCGGGGCTGGAGAAGTGA
- the cobO gene encoding cob(I)yrinic acid a,c-diamide adenosyltransferase, with amino-acid sequence MPQGQPTEVPKDGLTTRQRRNRPLLMVHTGEMKGKSTAAFGMALRGWNQGWNIGVFQFVKSAKWRVGEESAFKALGQLHEATGQGGPVEWHKMGEGWSWSRKSGTEEDHAAAALEGWREIQRRIAAEAHDLYVLDEFTYPMKWGWVDVDEVVATLTDRPGHQYVVITGRNADPRLLAAADLVTEMTKVKHPMDAGQKGQKGIEW; translated from the coding sequence ATGCCGCAAGGACAGCCGACCGAGGTACCGAAGGACGGTCTGACCACCCGGCAGCGGCGGAACCGGCCGTTGCTGATGGTGCACACCGGGGAGATGAAGGGGAAGTCGACCGCCGCCTTCGGGATGGCGTTGCGCGGCTGGAACCAGGGCTGGAACATCGGCGTGTTCCAGTTCGTCAAGAGCGCGAAGTGGCGGGTCGGCGAGGAGAGCGCGTTCAAGGCGCTCGGGCAGTTGCACGAGGCAACGGGTCAGGGTGGTCCGGTCGAGTGGCACAAGATGGGCGAGGGCTGGAGCTGGTCGCGCAAGAGCGGCACCGAGGAGGACCACGCCGCCGCCGCGCTGGAGGGCTGGCGGGAGATCCAGCGCCGGATCGCGGCCGAGGCGCACGACCTGTACGTGCTGGACGAGTTCACCTATCCGATGAAGTGGGGCTGGGTCGACGTCGACGAGGTGGTCGCGACGCTGACGGACCGGCCGGGCCACCAGTACGTGGTGATCACCGGCCGGAACGCCGATCCACGGTTGCTCGCCGCGGCCGATCTGGTCACCGAGATGACCAAGGTGAAGCATCCGATGGACGCGGGGCAGAAGGGCCAGAAGGGGATCGAGTGGTGA
- the cobN gene encoding cobaltochelatase subunit CobN, with translation MPANLLLLSTADTDLLAASQAQAGWKVANPARVDLADLPGLLDGVEVVVVRLLGGRRAWEEGLDAVLASGRPTVVLSGEAAPDAELMSLSTVPAGAVAEALAYLREGGSTNLENLAGFLRDTLLLTGDEFEPPYALPAYGVRDDRPFTPDGRPVVGIVYYRAHEISGNTAFIDTLAEAVDAAGAQPLPVYCGTLRGLDPSSDDNAALFDLLRSCDVLVTTLLAAGGTVAADASAGGTDDAWDAGALASLDIPLIQGLALTSTREQWLESDAAISPLDAATQVAIPEFDGRLITIPFSFKTYDAEGIASYRPDPERCARLAGIAVAHARLRHVPVAEKKVALVLSSYPTKHARIGNAVGLDTPASAVVLLGRLQAAGYDLGGLDLTELQGAEGADGLIHRLIAAGGHDVDWLTDEQLESAAAKVPLSTYQRWFGQVPVTLRDAMTEAWGEAPGSLYVDTSGPEPAIALAALTFGNVVLMIQPPRGFGENPVAIYHDPDMAPSHHYLAAYRWLEAAPEDGGFGAHAVVHLGKHGTLEWLPGKGIGLAADCAPDAVLGNLPLVYPFIVNDPGEGTQAKRRGHAVIVDHLVPPMARAETYGDMAKLEYLLDEYATVQALDPEKVPTLRAQIWTLIQAAQLHHDLHTTEKPDDEEFDEFVLHLDGYLCEIKDVQIRDGLHVLGGGPAGEARVNLVLAVLRAAQMWGGTAGAVPGLRKALGETFGVDDAAMLADPGKPVPELADLATLADLPAVSGADGVDLLEAVSRKLVLGMETLSWDAAKVPVVIAEVLGRDSAAVAASLTFAATEVVPRLGRTGDELTNVLRALDGRFVEAGPSGSPTRGLVNVLPTGRNFYAVDPKAIPSRNAWDVGVALADSLLTRHRAETGEWPRSVGLTVWGTSAMRTQGDDLAEVLWLLGCRPVWDEASRRVTGFEPVPVAELGRPRIDVTIRISGFFRDAFPHVVALLDEAVRTVAGLDEPAEDNYLRAHVLDDVASGNDLRASTARVFGSKPGSYGAGLLPLVDARNWRTDAELAEVYAVWGGYAYGQGLDGAEARGSMERAYARIQVAAKNADTREHDIMDSDDYFQYHGGMVAMVRHLTGANPKAYIGDSAVPAQVKTRSLEEETKRVFRARVVNPRWMAAMQRHGYKGAFEMAATVDYLFGYDATAGVVDDWMYETLTTEYVANHEVAEFFRKSNPWARHGIAERLLEAAQRGLWSEPSAEALETLRAAVLETEGDIEDR, from the coding sequence ATGCCCGCGAACCTGTTGCTGCTCTCCACCGCCGACACCGATCTGCTCGCCGCGTCACAGGCGCAGGCCGGCTGGAAGGTCGCGAACCCGGCCCGGGTCGACCTCGCCGATCTGCCCGGCCTGCTCGACGGGGTCGAGGTGGTCGTGGTCCGGCTGCTCGGCGGCCGCCGCGCGTGGGAGGAAGGGCTCGACGCCGTCCTCGCTTCCGGCCGCCCGACCGTCGTCCTGAGCGGTGAGGCCGCGCCCGACGCCGAGCTGATGTCGCTGTCCACGGTCCCGGCCGGCGCAGTCGCCGAGGCGCTCGCGTACCTGCGCGAAGGCGGGTCCACCAACCTCGAGAACCTGGCCGGCTTCCTCCGGGACACGCTGCTGCTCACCGGGGACGAGTTCGAGCCGCCGTACGCGCTCCCGGCGTACGGGGTACGTGACGACCGGCCGTTCACCCCGGACGGACGCCCCGTGGTCGGGATCGTGTACTACCGCGCCCACGAGATCTCCGGCAACACCGCCTTCATCGACACGCTCGCCGAGGCCGTGGACGCCGCCGGTGCTCAGCCGCTGCCGGTGTACTGCGGGACGCTGCGCGGCCTGGATCCGTCGAGCGACGACAACGCGGCCCTGTTCGACCTGCTCCGCAGCTGTGACGTGCTGGTCACCACCTTGCTCGCGGCCGGTGGGACCGTGGCGGCCGACGCGAGCGCGGGTGGTACGGACGACGCCTGGGACGCGGGCGCGCTGGCGTCGCTCGACATCCCTTTGATCCAGGGCCTCGCGCTGACCTCGACCCGCGAGCAGTGGCTGGAGAGCGACGCCGCGATCAGCCCGCTCGACGCGGCGACCCAGGTGGCGATCCCGGAGTTCGACGGCCGGCTGATCACGATCCCGTTCTCCTTCAAGACCTACGACGCCGAAGGGATCGCGAGCTACCGGCCGGATCCGGAGCGGTGCGCCCGGCTCGCCGGGATCGCGGTGGCGCACGCGCGACTTCGGCACGTCCCGGTCGCGGAGAAGAAGGTCGCGTTGGTGCTGTCGTCGTACCCGACCAAGCATGCCCGGATCGGGAACGCGGTCGGCCTGGACACCCCGGCGTCCGCGGTCGTCCTGCTCGGCCGGTTGCAGGCGGCCGGGTACGACCTGGGTGGGCTCGACCTCACCGAGTTGCAGGGTGCCGAGGGGGCCGACGGGCTGATCCACCGGCTGATCGCGGCCGGTGGACACGACGTCGACTGGCTGACCGACGAGCAACTGGAGAGTGCGGCGGCGAAGGTCCCGCTCTCGACGTACCAGCGGTGGTTCGGCCAGGTCCCGGTGACGTTGCGGGACGCGATGACGGAGGCGTGGGGCGAGGCACCGGGGTCGCTGTACGTGGACACGTCCGGGCCGGAGCCGGCGATCGCGCTGGCCGCGTTGACGTTCGGCAACGTGGTGCTGATGATCCAGCCGCCGCGCGGGTTCGGCGAGAACCCGGTGGCGATCTACCACGATCCGGACATGGCCCCGTCGCACCACTACCTGGCCGCGTACCGCTGGCTGGAGGCCGCGCCCGAGGACGGCGGCTTCGGCGCGCACGCGGTCGTCCACCTTGGTAAGCACGGCACGCTGGAATGGCTGCCGGGCAAGGGGATCGGGCTGGCGGCCGACTGCGCCCCGGACGCCGTCCTGGGGAACCTGCCGCTGGTGTACCCGTTCATCGTCAACGACCCGGGCGAGGGGACGCAGGCCAAGCGTCGCGGGCACGCCGTGATCGTCGACCACCTGGTCCCGCCGATGGCGCGCGCCGAGACGTACGGCGACATGGCCAAGCTGGAGTACCTGCTGGACGAGTACGCGACCGTGCAGGCGCTCGACCCGGAGAAGGTACCGACCTTGCGGGCGCAGATCTGGACGTTGATCCAGGCGGCCCAGTTGCACCACGACCTGCACACCACGGAGAAGCCGGACGACGAGGAGTTCGACGAGTTCGTCCTGCACCTCGACGGGTACCTCTGCGAGATCAAGGACGTGCAGATCCGCGACGGCCTGCACGTCCTCGGTGGCGGTCCGGCCGGCGAGGCACGGGTGAACCTCGTGCTCGCGGTCCTGCGCGCTGCCCAGATGTGGGGCGGTACGGCGGGCGCGGTGCCGGGGTTGCGCAAGGCGCTCGGTGAGACCTTCGGTGTGGACGATGCGGCGATGCTCGCGGATCCGGGCAAGCCGGTCCCGGAGCTGGCCGACCTCGCGACACTGGCGGACCTGCCCGCGGTCAGCGGTGCGGACGGGGTGGACCTGCTCGAGGCGGTCTCCCGCAAGCTGGTCCTCGGGATGGAGACGCTGAGCTGGGACGCGGCCAAGGTGCCGGTGGTGATCGCCGAGGTGCTCGGCCGCGACTCCGCCGCCGTGGCCGCCTCGCTGACCTTCGCCGCGACCGAGGTGGTGCCGCGGCTGGGCCGGACCGGCGACGAGCTGACGAACGTGCTGCGCGCCCTGGACGGCCGGTTCGTCGAGGCGGGTCCGTCGGGCTCGCCGACCCGCGGCCTGGTGAACGTGCTGCCGACCGGCCGGAACTTCTACGCCGTCGACCCGAAGGCGATCCCGAGCCGCAACGCCTGGGACGTCGGGGTCGCGCTGGCCGACTCGCTGCTGACCCGGCACCGCGCCGAGACGGGGGAGTGGCCGCGCTCGGTCGGCCTGACGGTCTGGGGGACGTCGGCGATGCGGACCCAGGGCGACGACCTGGCCGAGGTGCTCTGGCTGCTCGGTTGCCGGCCGGTCTGGGACGAGGCGTCCCGCCGGGTGACCGGGTTCGAGCCGGTCCCGGTCGCCGAGCTGGGCCGGCCGCGGATCGACGTCACGATCCGGATCTCCGGGTTCTTCCGGGACGCGTTCCCCCACGTGGTGGCGCTGCTGGACGAGGCGGTCCGGACCGTCGCCGGCCTGGACGAGCCGGCCGAGGACAACTACCTGCGTGCCCACGTCCTCGATGACGTTGCGTCTGGCAACGATCTGCGGGCGTCGACGGCCCGGGTCTTCGGGTCCAAGCCCGGCTCGTACGGCGCCGGCCTGCTGCCGTTGGTCGACGCGCGGAACTGGCGGACCGACGCCGAGCTGGCCGAGGTGTACGCGGTCTGGGGCGGGTACGCGTACGGCCAGGGCCTGGACGGGGCCGAGGCGCGTGGGTCGATGGAGCGCGCGTACGCCCGGATCCAGGTGGCCGCGAAGAACGCCGACACCCGCGAGCACGACATCATGGACTCGGACGACTACTTCCAGTACCACGGCGGCATGGTGGCGATGGTGCGGCACCTGACCGGCGCCAACCCGAAGGCGTACATCGGCGACTCGGCGGTGCCCGCGCAGGTGAAGACCCGGTCGCTGGAGGAGGAGACCAAGCGGGTCTTCCGGGCCCGGGTGGTGAATCCGCGCTGGATGGCGGCGATGCAGCGGCACGGGTACAAGGGCGCCTTCGAGATGGCGGCCACGGTCGACTACCTCTTCGGGTACGACGCGACCGCGGGGGTGGTGGACGACTGGATGTACGAGACGCTCACCACCGAGTACGTCGCGAACCATGAGGTGGCGGAGTTCTTCCGCAAGTCCAACCCGTGGGCCCGGCACGGGATCGCGGAGCGGCTGCTCGAAGCGGCCCAGCGCGGACTGTGGTCCGAGCCGTCCGCCGAAGCCCTGGAGACCCTGCGGGCCGCCGTGCTCGAGACCGAGGGTGACATCGAGGACCGCTGA
- a CDS encoding putative cobaltochelatase codes for MRSAPTTARPSLGFPFTAVVGMDDLQLALVLAAISPAIGGVLIRGEKGTAKSTAVRALTEILPPVDVVTGCRFSCDPGDPDPDCPDGPHDAAAAAVRPARLVELPVGATEDRVLGSLHLERALAEGITAYEPGLLAAAHRGLLYVDEVNLLHDHLVDVLLDAAAMGRATVERDGVSVTHPARFVLVGTMNPEEGELRPQLLDRFGLTVDVVASRDPAVRVEVMRARLAYEADAASFVGRYDAAQRELAERIVKARSLLADVILTDPALRQIAEICAAFDVDGMRADLVTARTAVAHAAWSGRTVVEVEDVRAAAKLALPHRRRRNPFDAPGLDEEQLEQAINDSMPQDPDDDPDGGPDGGPGGGGPEGGPDDGGPDRDGSDRDSASSGADDANNAEQAGAAPAGQVAASSEPYKARLLSIQSAGTGVAGRRSRAITEVGRVVGDRVRVGRESGRPHLLATLRNAAPHQRTRGRTGPGLAVRPADVRMTVREGREGNLVLFCVDASGSMGTKKRMGEVKTAIVSLLLDAYQRRDTVGLVTFARTTATVALPPTGSVETAVRRLESLPTGGRTPLAEGLLQAADVLRIAAIRDPRRRPMLVLVTDGRATQGENAFARARQAAGWIAAQGIATIVVDCESRRGVRLGLAAELAGDLGAEYLDLGEVAAGHLVRAVTERRAA; via the coding sequence ATGCGGTCTGCTCCGACCACTGCCCGTCCTTCGCTGGGCTTCCCGTTCACCGCCGTCGTCGGGATGGACGACCTGCAGCTCGCGCTGGTGCTGGCCGCGATCTCACCGGCCATCGGCGGCGTGCTGATCCGCGGCGAGAAGGGGACGGCCAAGTCGACGGCCGTCCGCGCCCTGACCGAGATCCTGCCCCCGGTCGACGTGGTCACCGGCTGCCGGTTCTCCTGCGACCCGGGCGACCCCGATCCCGACTGCCCCGACGGTCCCCATGACGCCGCTGCCGCTGCGGTGCGACCCGCGCGGCTGGTGGAACTGCCGGTGGGCGCGACCGAGGACCGGGTACTCGGCTCGCTGCACCTGGAACGCGCGCTGGCCGAGGGCATCACGGCGTACGAGCCGGGGTTGCTCGCCGCCGCGCATCGCGGGCTGCTGTACGTGGACGAGGTCAACCTGCTGCACGACCACCTGGTCGACGTCCTGCTGGACGCGGCCGCGATGGGCCGGGCGACCGTCGAGCGGGACGGGGTGTCGGTGACGCACCCGGCGCGGTTCGTCCTGGTCGGGACGATGAACCCGGAGGAGGGCGAGCTCCGGCCACAGCTGCTCGACCGGTTCGGCCTGACCGTGGACGTGGTCGCGAGCCGGGATCCCGCGGTCCGGGTCGAGGTGATGCGGGCACGGCTGGCGTACGAGGCCGACGCGGCGAGCTTCGTCGGCCGGTACGACGCCGCGCAGCGCGAACTCGCCGAGCGCATCGTCAAGGCGCGGAGCCTGCTGGCGGACGTGATCCTGACCGACCCGGCGCTGCGGCAGATCGCCGAGATCTGCGCCGCCTTCGACGTGGACGGGATGCGGGCGGACCTGGTCACCGCGCGGACCGCGGTCGCACACGCGGCCTGGTCGGGGCGGACCGTGGTGGAGGTGGAGGACGTCCGGGCCGCGGCGAAGCTCGCCCTGCCGCACCGGCGGCGGCGCAACCCGTTCGACGCGCCCGGGCTGGACGAGGAGCAGCTCGAGCAGGCGATCAACGACAGCATGCCGCAAGACCCGGACGACGATCCCGACGGTGGTCCCGACGGCGGTCCCGGGGGTGGCGGGCCTGAGGGTGGTCCGGATGATGGCGGGCCGGATCGTGATGGGTCGGACCGCGACTCCGCGTCCTCCGGCGCCGACGACGCGAACAACGCCGAGCAAGCTGGCGCGGCGCCGGCCGGGCAGGTCGCGGCCAGTTCCGAGCCGTACAAGGCGCGCCTGCTCAGCATCCAGTCGGCCGGGACCGGGGTCGCCGGCCGCCGGTCGCGCGCGATCACCGAGGTGGGCCGCGTCGTCGGCGACCGCGTCCGGGTCGGGCGTGAGTCCGGCCGCCCGCATCTGCTGGCGACCCTGCGCAACGCGGCGCCGCACCAGCGCACCCGCGGCCGGACCGGTCCGGGTCTCGCCGTGCGGCCGGCCGACGTCCGGATGACGGTCCGCGAAGGCCGCGAGGGCAACCTGGTCCTCTTCTGCGTCGACGCGTCCGGCTCGATGGGGACGAAGAAGCGGATGGGCGAGGTGAAGACGGCGATCGTCTCGCTCCTGCTGGACGCGTACCAGCGCCGCGACACGGTCGGCCTGGTCACCTTCGCCCGCACCACGGCCACGGTCGCGCTGCCGCCGACCGGCAGTGTCGAGACCGCGGTTCGCCGGCTCGAATCCCTGCCGACCGGCGGGCGGACCCCACTGGCCGAAGGTCTGCTGCAAGCGGCCGACGTCCTGCGAATCGCCGCGATCCGCGATCCGCGCCGCCGGCCGATGCTCGTCCTCGTCACCGACGGCCGGGCGACCCAAGGTGAGAACGCCTTCGCCCGGGCTCGTCAGGCCGCCGGGTGGATCGCGGCGCAGGGGATCGCCACGATCGTCGTGGACTGTGAGTCACGGCGTGGCGTCCGGCTCGGGCTGGCGGCAGAACTGGCCGGCGACCTCGGCGCGGAGTACCTGGATCTGGGCGAGGTCGCGGCGGGTCACCTGGTCCGCGCGGTGACGGAACGGCGGGCCGCCTGA
- the surE gene encoding 5'/3'-nucleotidase SurE: MAAERLRVLITNDDGYQARGIRALAAAVAAQGHDVVVVAPLDDQSGVGSARAGMVGRPIESASEEAGGITFTGIAGTPALAVTLAAVGAFGAAPDVVVSGINHGHNIGVPILHSGTVAAALTAATQGMSALAVSIDSETPQYLETAGAVAAEALDWLVGEPAGTVLTLNVPDRPVAELEGIRRAHLTPIERSRIAGTVAETGEPMIVLEDPEAAPDPATDEALLAKGYVTVTPIVGVRETDVAVPTDRWTEALQS, translated from the coding sequence ATGGCTGCCGAGCGACTCCGGGTCCTGATCACCAACGACGACGGGTACCAGGCGCGCGGGATCCGCGCCCTCGCGGCAGCCGTCGCCGCCCAGGGTCACGACGTGGTCGTGGTCGCGCCGCTGGACGACCAGAGCGGCGTCGGGTCCGCCCGGGCCGGGATGGTCGGGCGGCCGATCGAGTCGGCGTCCGAGGAGGCCGGTGGCATCACCTTCACGGGGATCGCCGGCACGCCCGCGCTCGCGGTGACGCTGGCCGCCGTCGGCGCGTTCGGGGCCGCGCCGGACGTGGTCGTCTCCGGGATCAACCACGGCCACAACATCGGCGTACCGATCCTGCACTCCGGGACCGTCGCGGCCGCGCTCACCGCCGCGACCCAGGGGATGTCGGCGCTCGCAGTGAGTATCGACTCCGAGACCCCGCAGTACCTGGAGACCGCCGGCGCGGTCGCGGCCGAGGCGCTCGACTGGCTCGTCGGCGAACCGGCCGGCACGGTCCTCACGCTGAACGTCCCGGATCGCCCGGTGGCCGAGCTGGAGGGGATCCGGCGCGCCCACCTGACGCCGATCGAACGGTCCCGCATCGCCGGGACCGTCGCCGAGACCGGCGAGCCGATGATCGTGCTGGAGGACCCGGAGGCCGCGCCCGACCCGGCCACCGACGAGGCCCTGCTGGCCAAGGGCTACGTCACCGTCACGCCCATCGTCGGGGTGCGCGAGACCGACGTCGCGGTTCCCACCGACCGGTGGACCGAAGCGCTCCAGTCCTGA